The following proteins are encoded in a genomic region of Tenebrio molitor chromosome 7, icTenMoli1.1, whole genome shotgun sequence:
- the elB gene encoding zinc finger protein Elbow: MLSSPSNQYLRPEYLTPLPTTLDAKKSPLALLAQTCSQIGADAPNSKLLQSADKSSKSNKLEATKEKSSNTSDLHHKSSNSCLPREKSRSPEERSSSASTGSRVRTPSTSKSTLSGSTNGRCASNQSAASPRASPTVSERKTPASDGASAGEHNTSKSSERSSPSTPATSSTKTAFTPNILTSSSDPAIKDLPLGTFKPGVPVTSAFLAGYPGAGFPLPMDLMTSSLMSQHHALKAGGLSPYLNYGRMKTADSLPSVCRDPYCTGCGVSSHLLGGAVKTSAACPAGCTQCDHTKPPTSTAYLTHNPAAAAYAHAQLAALAAASHLPYVCNWISGDAAYCGKRFSSSEELLAHLRTHTSVAVSESSAALSMLNSSSLPPTHPLLHRTYPTPPLSPLATARYHPYSKPSLLPPSLTSSLSGFQLSHPGLPPYLSPYSLYGPRLGAAPGMHP; the protein is encoded by the exons ATGTTGAGTTCCCCCAGCAATCAATATCTTAGACCGGAATATTTAACACCTCTGCCCACGACG TTGGATGCAAAAAAAAGTCCTCTGGCTCTTCTGGCCCAGACTTGCAGCCAAATCGGGGCGGACGCTCCAAATTCGAAACTCCTCCAGAGTGCCGACAAGTCGAGCAAATCGAACAAGTTGGAGGCCACGAAGGAAAAGTCCTCGAATACGAGCGACTTGCATCACAAATCCTCGAACAGTTGTTTGCCGAGAGAAAAATCGCGCTCGCCCGAAGAACGATCCAGTTCGGCGTCAACAGGAAGTCGCGTTAGAACCCCTTCAACTTCCAAGAGTACACTTTCGGGGAGTACCAACGGGAGATGTGCAAGCAACCAAAGTGCTGCATCTCCGAGGGCATCGCCGACCGTCTCCGAACGCAAGACACCAGCAAGTGACGGTGCAAGTGCTGGTGAACACAACACCTCCAAATCTAGTGAAAGAAGTAGTCCTTCAACTCCGGCAACTTCGTCAACGAAGACGGCTTTCACCCCGAATATTCTGACATCATCTTCTGATCCTGCCATCAAGGACTTGCCCTTGGGAACTTTCAAGCCTGGTGTGCCGGTGACTTCAGCTTTCCTGGCCGGTTATCCCGGTGCCGGATTCCCCCTTCCCATGGACTTGATGACGAGCAGTTTGATGTCCCAGCATCACGCCTTAAAAGCAGGAGGCCTGAGTCCGTATCTCAATTACGGCAGAATGAAAACTGCCGATTCCTTGCCATCGGTCTGCAGAGACCCATACTGTACCGGCTGCGGTGTCAGCTCTCATCTACTGGGAGGAGCGGTGAAAACTTCGGCGGCGTGCCCGGCAGGGTGTACCCAGTGCGACCACACCAAACCGCCGACTTCCACCGCCTATTTAACCCACAATCCGGCCGCTGCCGCGTACGCCCATGCCCAGTTGGCGGCATTGGCGGCGGCTTCGCATCTACCGTACGTGTGCAACTGGATATCGGGGGACGCAGCGTATTGCGGCAAGAGATTTTCGAGTTCGGAGGAACTGTTGGCCCATTTGAGGACTCATACGAGTGTAGCCGTGTCCGAGAGTTCTGCGGCATTGTCGATGTTGAATTCATCTAGTTTACCGCCCACACATCCGTTGTTGCACAGGACGTACCCGACGCCGCCTCTCAGTCCTCTGGCGACGGCACGGTACCATCCGTACAGTAAACCGTCCCTGTTGCCGCCCTCGTTGACTTCCTCGCTGTCAGGGTTTCAGCTGAGCCACCCCGGACTGCCACCTTATCTGTCGCCTTACTCGTTGTACGGGCCCCGGCTGGGGGCCGCTCCGGGCATGCACCCCTAA